The Fragaria vesca subsp. vesca linkage group LG2, FraVesHawaii_1.0, whole genome shotgun sequence genome includes a window with the following:
- the LOC101294415 gene encoding calmodulin-like protein 3-like gives MDRAELRRVFQMFDRNGDGRITKQELSDSLENLGIFIPDKDLHQMIEKIDANGDGFVDIDEFGALYQNLMDERDDREDPEEDMREAFNVFDQNGDGFITVEELRSVLASLGLKQGRTLEDCKIMIKKVDVDGDGRVNFKEFKQMMKGGGFAALTSN, from the coding sequence ATGGACAGAGCAGAGCTCCGGAGGGTTTTCCAGATGTTCGACCGGAACGGGGACGGGCGCATCACCAAGCAGGAGCTGAGTGACTCATTGGAGAATCTAGGCATCTTCATCCCCGATAAGGACTTGCACCAGATGATAGAGAAGATCGACGCGAATGGAGATGGGTTTGTAGACATTGACGAGTTCGGGGCGTTGTATCAGAACCTGATGGACGAGAGGGACGACAGAGAGGACCCGGAGGAGGACATGAGGGAAGCGTTCAATGTGTTTGATCAGAACGGGGATGGTTTCATTACTGTGGAGGAGTTGAGATCGGTGTTGGCTTCCTTGGGGCTCAAGCAAGGGAGGACATTGGAGGATTGCAAGATTATGATAAAGAAGGTGGATGTGGATGGAGATGGGAGGGTGAATTTCAAGGAGTTTAAGCAGATGATGAAGGGGGGTGGATTTGCTGCCTTGACTTCAAATTAA
- the LOC101294124 gene encoding uncharacterized CRM domain-containing protein At3g25440, chloroplastic-like: MQKLVRMTLSCSLRLLKPHNHLNILKSSSLGGVVCKVFDEMPTCVDPVGIAKFPLEGHRWVHSAPEQKPVAPLEHSGEGKVDDGGGNGNGKVKRKKLKGKRAVVRWLKFFRYKKKKDFERMTQEEKILFKLRKAQKKEERLLEALRKIEPRESAETAHDPEILTPEEHFFFLKMGLKCKNYVPVGRRGIYQGVILNMHLHWKKHQTLQVIVRTFSPEEVKDIASELARLTGGIVLGIHEEYTIIMYRGKNYSQPPTEIMSPRITLSRKKALDKSKYMDGLRAVRKHIPKLEQDLELLRAQAKRKVEFSSDAIEETPEGIQSVESGSSSNINLEPSDKLKEILDRAKEIPEDDPVTDEDMASDSEDLSDIFETDSEKESENKVQRPLYLEEFEKFLVESDGEPDDFEDHLRQISMDSKKAKSPNENAGLPNFDEVDRIFLRAASLLKKKRR, from the exons ATGCAGAAACTAGTCCGGATGACTCTTTCTTGTTCCCTGCGGCTTCTCAAACCCCATAATCATCTCAACATTCTCAAAAGCAG TAGCCTGGGTGGTGTTGTATGCAAGGTGTTCGACGAAATGCCTACTTGTGTTGACCCAGTTGGTATTGCAAAGTTTCCATTGGAGGGTCACCGATGGGTGCATTCTGCTCCGGAGCAGAAACCTGTGGCGCCATTGGAGCATTCCGGGGAAGGTAAAGTCGATGATGGCGGTGGTAATGGCAATGGTAAAGTGAAGAGGAAGAAGCTCAAGGGGAAACGAGCTGTGGTGAGGTGGCTCAAGTTCTTTAGGTACAAGAAGAAGAAAGATTTCGAGAGAATGACCCAGGAAGAAAAGATACTATTCAAATTGAGAAAG GCTCAAAAGAAAGAGGAAAGGCTTTTGGAAGCTCTTAGGAAGATCGAGCCTAGGGAGTCGGCAGAAACAGCGCATGATCCGGAGATATTGACACCGGAGGAGCATTTCTTCTTCTTGAAGATGGGGCTTAAGTGCAAGAATTATGTGCCTGTAGGAAGGCGGGGGATATACCAGGGTGTGATTCTGAACATGCACTTGCATTGGAAGAAACATCAGACGCTGCAGGTGATAGTGAGGACATTCTCACCTGAGGAGGTTAAGGATATTGCTTCAGAGCTGGCGAGGCTAACAGGAGGGATTGTGCTTGGAATTCATGAGGAATACACGATTATTATGTATAGAGGGAAGAACTATTCTCAGCCGCCGACAGAGATCATGTCACCTAGGATCACTCTCTCGAGGAAGAAG GCTTTGGATAAATCGAAGTATATGGATGGCCTTCGAGCAGTAAGGAAGCACATTCCAAAGCTCGAACAGGACCTTGAGTTGCTTAGAGCACAAGCCAAAAGAAAAGTTGAATTCAGTTCTGATGCAATTGAAGAAACTCCAGAAGGCATTCAGAGTGTAGAGTCTGGGAGCTCCTCAAACATCAATCTCGAGCCTTCAGATAAGCTCAAAGAAATTTTGGATAGAGCAAAGGAGATCCCTGAGGATGACCCTGTAACAGATGAAGATATGGCTTCAGACTCAGAAGATTTATCAGATATTTTTGAGACCGATTCTGAAAAGGAGAGTGAGAACAAAGTGCAACGACCTCTGTATTTGGAAGAATTTGAGAAGTTCCTAGTTGAAAGTGATGGAGAGCCTGATGATTTTGAGGATCACCTGCGTCAAATATCCATGGACTCAAAGAAGGCTAAATCACCGAACGAAAATGCTGGCTTGCCAAACTTTGATGAGGTCGATAGAATATTTCTGCGTGCTGCTTCACTTTTAAAAAAGAAAAGAAGATGA